TACATAAGTTGAATATAGGCCTCTTGTCGTTGCCACTTGTGAAGCTAGTTGGTTATCTTTCTTAATGAATTTCATTGGTTGCCGCTTCAAAAGTCTATCACTCTATTCTGTGACAACCAGTCAGCCATTCACATTGTCAATAATCCTGTCTTTCATGAAAGAACCAAACACATTGAAGTGGACTGCCACGTTATTTGTGAAAATCAGTTCTTATTCATCTTATACCAATTCGTTCTAAAGATCAACTTGCTGATTTTCTTACCACTGTCACCGGCTCTTTTTCTTACTAATGTTTCCAAGCTAGGATTGTTAGATTTATACAATTGTAGCTTGCGGGAGGatgttacctagattatttttttattagtttaatattgatagtaattaattatagtaaaagtacataaagagtacataagatttttcatttttctgttttttcatTCATTGAAAATTATCAAAATgagaaaaactaatttttttcccCTTCTCTCAACTTTCACTCTATCTCTCTCTTCTAATTCGTCAAACCATTAACATCAAATAGCTTAGGACATGAGATTTTCTTCATGCACCATTGTTCTTTTCTTCTAGTTTCTTCTTCATAATTAttagcaaagaaagaaaaacatgAAACAACAAGGGAAATAAACATATGTGAAATCTTGAATAGAATTTAGCTATGCTATGAGAAATCGGAATGAAGACAGAGAACATTGAAAAGTGAGTTAGAAAGAGATATTGTGAAAATTGTGCacaagaaaaagaaggagaaaaaaaatcAGCAACGAAGGAGCACCGATCAGAAAAATATTCACAGAAACACGATGAATGACAGAGACTGGATGAATCACGAAATGCGTGTTCTTCACGGACAATCAATTTTCGaatcaaaacaatcgattgttttCTGAACGatgtaagataaaaaaaattcttctaCGAACCAATCAATTACTACAATGAAAAATTGATTAGATCTCTGCAGATTGCAATTTCTGCAACTGCGAAGATCTCATACCGATTAataaaaattgataattaagtaGATAGATAAATGATGaacaaaaaatgataaaaaaattgataataaaaaagatTGATAAACAATTACAATTATAGAATTggataattagaaaataaattaataatagatTATGTTTTGAGGATAAAAAACGTAAATAAGTCAAGGGAGTTGAGAAATTATGCAAATCCGTTAAATTGAAAATTGCTTTACGAATGAGTCAAAGCACATTACTATATAAtttcgaaccaggttggttcgaactacaaaaacacataattcgaaccaaggtaGCTCGAATATTGATGGAACAAGTGATGCATGTAATTCGAACAAGTgatgcatgtaattcgaacctagtTGATTCGAACTAGGATTGAGAGTAATTCGAACTAGGTGAGTTCGAATTACACGTTTGGATGCTTTAGCAAGTAATTCGAACCTAGTTGGTTCGAATTAGTCAAAGTTTGCCTCGAATAGTAATTCGAactatgctgttaaaaaattaataatttattaaaaaattttattaaaaaatttattaaaaaaattaataattcaaaaattaaaaaaatatatattttattccatacaaaataattaaaaaatatattttattctatacaaaataattttaaaaaatagcttaaaaaatGTTATATATTCGAGCTACCTtagttcgaattatgtgtttttgtagttcgaaccaacctgattcgaattatatagtaATGTGTTTTGGCTATTCATGAAGCAATTTTCAGTTTAGCGGATTTGCGTAATTTCTCAGCTCCCTTGGCTTATTTACGTTTTTTAcccaaaaatataaatataagaatGCAAATTTATGAGAATATACTAATCATGAGAGGATTTATTTATATCCAAATAATCTAAAAAATATAAACACATATGACatatcctatttttttttttggtgactatatcCNNNNNNNNNNNNNNNNNNNNNNNNNNNNNNNNNNNNNNNNNNNNNNNNNNNNNNNNNNNNNNNNNNNNNNNNNNNNNNNNNNNNNNNNNNNNNNNNNNNNNNNNNNNNNNNNNNNNNNNNNNNNNNNNNNNNNNNNNNNNNNNNNNNNNNNNNNNNNNNNNNNNNNNNNNNNNNNNNNNNNNNNNNNNNNNNNNNNNNNNNNNNNNNNNNNNNNNNNNNNNNNNNNNNNNNNNNNNNNNNNNNNNNNNNNNNNNNNNNNNNNNNNNNNNNNNNNNNNNNNNNNNNNNNNNNNNNNNNNNNNNNNNNNNNNNNNNNNNNNNNNNNNNNNNNNNNNNNNNNNNNNNNNNNNNNNNNNNNNNNNNNNNNNNNNNNNNNNNNNNNNNNNNNNNNNNNNNNNNNNNNNNNNNNNNNNNNNNNNNNNNNNNNNNNNNNNNNNNNNNNNNNNNNNNNNNNNNNNNNNNNNNNNNNNNNNNNNNNNNNNNNNNNNNNNNNNNNNNNNNNNNNNNNNNNNNNNNNNNNNNNNNNNNNNNNNNNNNNNNNNNNNNNNNNNNNNNNNNNNNNNNNNNNNNNNNNNNNNNNNNNNNNNNNNNNNNNNNNNNNNNNNNNNNNNNNNNNNNNNNNNNNNNNNNNNNNNNNNNNNNNNNNNNNNNNNNNNNNNNNNNNNNNNNNNNNNNNNNNNNNNNNNNNNNNNNNNNNNNNNNNNNNNNNNNNNNNNNNNNNNNNNNNNNNNNNNNNNNNNNNNNNNNNNNNNNNNNNNNNNNNNNNNNNNNNNNNNNNNNNNNNNNNNNNNNNNNNNNNNNNNNNNNNNNNNNNNNNNNNNNNNNNNNNNNNNNNNNNNNNNNNNNNNNNNNNNNNNNNNNNNNNNNNNNNNNNNNNNNNNNNNNNNNNNNNNNNNNNNNNNNNNNNNNNNNNNNNNNNNNNNNNNNNNNNNNNNNNNNNNNNNNNNNNNNNNNNNNNNNNNNNNNNNNNNNNNNAACATAATCATCGATTATTTTCCATCGTACAAACTACAAATTACATTAAGGCTATTGTAGCAAGTGATAAGAATAGTAGAATATAATAATGTAGATTTAAGGAGTAAGAACTAAGGACCCTATGACTCATCATCTGGTTTTTGCAATCCATGGTTGGTAACAGTGGTAGTTGGCCCATGGTTTTTAGATGAATGGGACAAATTAATGTGGATCACAAAATGATTGGATTGCTCCTAGGGTTGGAACTTGGAAATGCAATGGGTTAACAATACGTGGAGCTCAAATTAGAATCATAAGtatttttttctttccttaattAATAATATCATAATCGAATTATGCGTATAAATAAAGATTGTAatagttaaataattaaattatattctttacaaaattttaaatatttgaataaaattgtATTTCTAATAAAAAGATATATNNNNNNNNNNNNNNNNNNNNNNNNNNNNNNNNNNNNNNNNNNNNNNNNNNNNNNNNNNNNNNNNNNNNNNNNNNNNNNNNNNNNNNNNNNNNNNNNNNGTCTCAATTCATTGAACCATAGTAATCACTCATCACCGTCTCTTCTTTCTATCCACTCATTGAATTCACAATGTAACATTATAATTGATTTATATAAATATCATGATCTTAGTAGTAGTATTCAAAACTCCACCTAAGCAATGATCAAGATTTGGATGCCACGTTTGACGCAAACCCATGTGAGATCTTGAGTGGTTTGCTATGAGCCCATAAAAAGATTGCTTTTCCCTTTGAAATATGCAATCCAATCAAAATCATAAATGCTTAGCTATTTGTGTGGTGAATCTAAAGTCTAAAATAAACCaaataaaattattaacaatATATATGGTTCTCCATTCTCACCCCTTTGGAGGTAACCAAAGCACCATCCCACAAACTTCGGGCTTCCTTACATACCATATGGCCATATTATTATAATAACCTATTTAGAATATCCAAAATTGatttaaacaaaggaaaaagaaaataagtggTGTAGAGAATTTTGCTTTTGTACATGAATTTTATTTCTTTAAGGGAAAAATATTCTAAAGGATTTTTCGAACTTTATAAAACCGCTTATTATCCACAATTCCACAACTCTAGGAATTTTTATGAATAATAAATTTACTATCTTATTAGATGAGGTGGTGAGTAGTAGATTATAAAATTAGGTACAGACATGATAACATGATATGAATGTTTACGTGGGCTTAATTTAGGAAATAAAAGATTGTCTCTGCCCAGGTGATTATCACGTGCGTGGGCTCAGACACTAGATATAAACCAACCACGTAGGAAAAAgtatacccaaaaaaaaaaaaggaaaactaaTGTcccttaaaaagaaaattttaattagttacaattttttttaaactattaTATAAATCATTATGAGAAATTGTTTTGCNNNNNNTAtgtgattttttattaataaaaaatattttgtataaaaaaatgaAGTATCTTGAGCCTTAATTTATAACTGTTATTTAACCCTGATAGTTGTTTGAATAAAATACCATGTTATTATAATAAAATGTGGCGTTGGATGATTTAAGTTCTGTGTCAAGTGTCAACCATGAAATCACTAGGATATAATAACCAAACAAGAAaatgatttatatatatttagagacattatgtatttattttttattcagcCTATTTTTTGTACTCCATTAAaagaattttatataattttgataaagcgagagaacagaaaaaaaaaaacaataaaatagtagATAGATATAGAAAGATAATAAATGTTTAAtaccataaaataaataaaattagactcaaaaaaataattttatataattatatatgttcaatcatgtatatatataatagttagaatttcatttaatttttaaaatttttttatattaaaaaatttatactaaatttaataattttataatttaaattttattaagattttatgttttatatatttaatttattttttcaatttcacgtaaaattttaatttttttaccgAATAAGAAGATAAACAagttgaaattatgaaacaagaaTGGGTCTTAACCTTGGACCATAGTGAACAGTCAAACAAAATATAGTTTTAGAGAACTGAATTCCCACAGTTTCTAAATCCACACACATTTAACTACTTGCCTACCCGTCAGTTGTGATTGTGATTGTAATTGTAATTatctatttatatttaattatttatacatacatatatatagtagttGCTAGTTATTTGGTAAcaagaaatagaaagaaagaaagaaagaaggaatggaagAGGGGAATGAGTGTTTGTGCGCGCTGTGTGGGAAGAGCGCTCAGATGCTGTGCGAGTCAGACCAGGCTAAGCTATGCTGGGACTGCGATCGCACCGTTCACGGCGCCAACTTCCTTGTCGCCAAGCACGTCAGAGTGCTCCTCTGCCGCCACTGCCACCGCCCTACTCCCTGGAAGGCTTCTGGTCCCTCCCTCACCGTAACCTCCTCTCTCTGCCACccttgctcttcttcttcttctcttcccatCACCACCGCCATTCATGATCATGAATCTGAAGACGATGAATCTGAGGATGATGAAgacgaggaagaggaagaggaagaggaagatgaatatgaagcagaggaggaggagggggaGAATCAGGTGGTGCCTTTGTCTTCCGCTTCCGGCGGCGGTGGTGGTAATACTAATGGCTACGATGACGGAGACATGTCTAGCAACACTGCTTCTTCTTTTCGATTCAACAACTTGAAGCGCTTTCAACATAATAATCATCACAACATCCACCATTCTTCTATTTCTGATGAAGATGTAAGTTTTTCATAATATATACTCtgttaattttattaaataaacatttattttataagaataacTGATTTGGTGATGAATTTTCCATGACAGGACGACGATGTAGGTTGTTGCTCGTCTGAAAGATTAGGAGGAGATAACGATGATGAAGATTATATGAGGCCATTCAAGCACCGTAGAATCTTCAATCACAGGGATGATATACATTGCCACAATCATAGACGGTGATGAACATATTTGAACATTAATTAAGATATCATCCTCATGAGAACAATTATGAAAGATGTATGATTATGATGCTGTTCACCAACCACCATGATCAAAACTCGCCCACTAACCACCCCAATTGATGATCACCACCTAAACTTCACACTTCAAGGGTGGATTTTGTTCATGTTAGGGGAAAGTGAAGCCTTAATTTcccattttaatttttatcatgtattttgatattttttgttttatttaaagtGAAATCCATTGGTAAAAATGACTGTAGTTGATGACTTGATGTGAATAGTAGCATGGTCCATAGAAGGTAGTAGGTATTTCAAATCATATGCACTCCCTCTTGGCCAGTTATTTCATTATGCAAGGTTAATTACTTTCGTTGAAACGTCTCATTCAATTCAATTAAAGTGTTGTGTATTGAAATCATCTTGTCATCAATGGTTTCCATCTTCTAGATAGTGTAATTGTGTTCGTCTATTAAGTTTGGAAGTGGAAGGGGAAGGTGTAGATATTAGTGGTGGTTGTGAAGAAGGACAAATACACTGTACTTACTACTTACACGACTTATGAGTTATGTCTTATCACAACTTGCCATGTTGGATGAATTTGTCTCCTCCACTTATGGATGTGGTCTAAACTNNNNNNNNNNNNNNNNNNNNNNNNNNNNNNNNNNNNNNNNNNNNNNNNNNNNNNNNNNNNNNNNNNNNNNNNNNNNNNNNNNNNNNNNNNNNNNNNNNNNNNNNNNNNNNNNNNNNNNNNNNNNNNNNNNNNNNNNNNNNNNNNNNNNNNNNNNNNNNNNNNNNNNNNNNNNNNNNNNNNNNNNNNNNNNNNNNNNNNNNNNNNNNNNNNNNNNNNNNNNNNNNNNNNNNNNNNNNNNNNNNNNNNNNNNNNNNNNNNNNNNNNNNNNNNNNNNNNNNNNNNNNNNNNNNNNNNNNNNNNNNNNNNNNNNNNNNNNNNNNNNNNNNNNNNNNNNNNNNNNNNNNNNNNNNNNNNNNNNNNNNNNNNNNNNNNNNNNNNNNNNNNNNNNNNNNNNNNNNNNNNNNNNNNNNNNNNNNNNNNNNNNNNNNNNNNNNNNNNNNNNNNNNNNNNNNNNNNNNNNNNNNNNNNNNNNNNNNNNNNNNNNNNNNNNNNNNNNNNNNNNNNNNNNNNNNNNNNNNNNNNNNNNNNNNNNNNNNNNNNNNNNNNNNNNNNNNNNNNNNNNNNNNNNNNNNNNNNNNNNNNNNNNNNNNNNNNNNNNNNNNNNNNNNNNNNNNNNNNNNNNNNNNNNNNNNNNNNNNNNNNNNNNNNNNNNNNNNNNNNNNNNNNNNNNNNNNNNNNNNNNNNNNNNNNNNNNNNNNNNNNNNNNNNNNNNNNNNNNNNNNNNNNNNNNNNNNNNNNNNNNNNNNNNNNNNNNNNNNNNNNNNNNNNNNNNNNNNNNNNNNNNNNNNNNNNNNNNNNNNNNNNNNNNNNNNNNNNNNNNNNNNNNNNNNNNNNNNNNNNNNNNNNNNNNNNNNNNNNNNNNNNNNNNNNNNNNNNNNNNNNNNNNNNNNNNNNNNNNNNNNNNNNNNNNNNNNNNNNNNNNNNNNNNNNNNNNNNNNNNNNNNNNNNNNNNNNNNNNNNNNNNNNNNNNNNNNNNNNNNNNNNNNNNNNNNNNNNNNNNNNNNNNNNNNNNNNNNNNNNNNNNNNNNNNNNNNNNNNNNNNNNNNNNNNNNNNNNNNNNNNNNNNNNNNNNNNNNNNNNNNNNNNNNNNNNNNNNNNNNNNNNNNNNNNNNNNNNNNNNNNNNNNNNNNNNNNNNNNNNNNNNNAAAtataagaatttttttaataagGAGTGAATATTATAAGTTTATAACTAAATTTTTTAGAAGAGTGTATATTGTcggaataaattattttattaactcaAATTATCCATATTGAATCATTAAAATTATATCATAATGCGAAAGCGTATTTTTATTCATAGAAATCAGGAATTGATGGAAGGATTTAGATCTTGTGGTTCTttagatttttctcaaccaaagccttctataTTTCTAGGCGGTTGAattgcaactcttttgatgggaaagagcaacaaaggcggctttgATATATTGGGAACCGAAACCCTGAaagcactatttatatttgagcatggcactcattcaaccctaaaacccaaataaaaatagtatctaaagtccaaaagataatatatctaaaattcaaaagataattatctaaagaagaaaagataatatctggttttattctcattaaatgccaaataaaaaataataatgacttattcaatttagtatttataacaataaatgagatcaccattatataagtcatttaatttgaaataacataatttgtgattataattaatatatatattgtcCACAAACAaataaggtaattaaaataatttcctaacatatATTACACTTAAttatatatcttatttttataaaatttatagatctcaatataataaaattttttgaagacAAAAATATCTGTCGTAAAATTTTGTAAAGACCAATTTGAATATATACTCCTAAATCTTACATATAGAAGATTTAAGTAGTATAGTTTGAATGTGGACCAGTGATATATAAAATGTAGGGTTAAGTAAGTAGTTGTTACATTCTAATGTATTGGATGACTTCACttttttaaaaagagttgaaacatgattgttttaaaattataaaaggtACAAACTctgttttttcatttttcttaatgcTTACAAAGGACTTTTCTCAATTTTtatactgaaaaaaaaaaatcacatccCCAAAAAGAGAAAGCTATAGTGGATAAAGTTTGATCTAGACGTTGAAATATGAGCACTTTGCCCTTTTATTATTTGGTAAAGTACTAATTTTTTGGAAGAAGTTGAGCATGTTGGACATTATAAGGAGACGATGGGGTGTTTGAAGTTTGAACTTCTTTCAACTTATTTAATCATACAAGCATGCTTATTTAATCATTGAGGTTTAGGTTAATTTAGATATTTCGTTTTCCTCTTGTTGAAGTCGGTTATATATACTAGCGGCTAATCACGtcggttttttattgtttttaagaaattaattttattttttgttaatatattatttttttttaaatttattagataagtattttttattttaatattgacgtgaccttatttatatcatatttattaaaattaaaattactataaaaatctttaaaatattaaattataaaagctCACAATAAAGAGGTATATATATTAtcagaaaaaatataatttttcatgcataattttaattgataaaaaatatttttttttaattttatatgtagttttttaaattttgtttaatttcattatctataacaatatataaagtcaATACAAAAGGTTGACTATGACTTTAGTGTCTAATTTTTTTGAACTATATTAACCTTATAACAAACAATTTTATAAAGCAAATTATAAGGACAAAATAATCAtacaatttgttttgaaaaatccaaTAATTTTTCATTAAAATAAAAACCGTTTTGTTACTCCTATAATTATAATAACAcatctccaaaaaaaaaaaaattacagacAGTCTGCAAATTGCTAATAAATCAAAAAATGGACAAAAATGAATATCAATATTTTCACATTTCTCACCATCTTCATgctttattgtttaattttatctataacaatatataaagtcaATACAAAAGGTTGACTATGACTTTAGTGTCCAATTTTTTTGGATTATATTAACCTTATAACAAACCATTTCATAAAACAAATTATAAGGACAAAATAAccataaaatttgttttgaaaaatctaATAACTTCTCATTAAAATAAAAACCGTTTTGTTACTCCTGTAACTATAATAACACATCTCCAAAAAAAATGCAGACAGTCTGCAAATtgcaaataaatcaaaaaatggACAAAAATGAATATCAATATTTTCACATTTCTCACCATCTTCAtgatttattgtttaattttatattagtttggtttctactttttttgtatttttcttgctgttgttcttctcttttcttcaataCCCTCGCCTCAATCATCTTCCATTGCCTTCAGTTGCAAATTTTGGACGATTTTGCAGTATTTACTACTTTTACATGCATAACATccacttatattttttttctttaatttacttatctaatctatttttttagtaaaatttctctgtctttttaatttattctaaattttttacgTATAAAAATTAGCACTATGTctgttttttttatcaaattaatgtaaaaaaaaacaattttttatcttatcaatTTGATGTAGAAAGAAaacgattttttttatttgatatgtgtttttattttttaatatatcttTACTTATTAACAGTTGAATGAAAAAAGTCccataaatattttgttaacttattttttttaaattactttataataatttttttttcaaaaatattgattatgtagagtattatatttgatatttgagtgcataaatatttattttgaaactaaattaaattattaattttgtctactacaatattatttgttttgaATATTGGCCAATTTATTTGATTGACATATATATAAGACGCAAGAAAGTTCGTTTAAAAACATTAATATGTTAATTTTCTAAACTATCTAAACTATTAATTATGTAGAGTAttgaatttgatatttaattatatagagtACTTGATTtgacatttattaattttttaaattatattacaaaaaattattaatttaatattattcgtTTGTCATttgataaaatatatttatatatattatattttgcaCTTATGGTAACAAGAATTACATTTGGCATGGATCGCCCATGAAATAATTTCAACTCCATTTTCATATAGAGTGCCTGTAAAATGGCATTTCAGGTGCaactagggctggaagtgagtcgagctgagccgagctagaccgagctcaagcttggctcacgaaaattgagcttggctcacggctcgactcattaacaatcgagcctatttcttaagctcaagctcaGCTCACcgaaagctcacgagctggctcgaaCTCACGAGTTGGCTCAAATAAGaaaaacataaatacataatctataattctatatcaataaattgtttatgtatcaataaattataaattttttatttatgtcctatattaaaattatatgtaaaaaataaatataaatattaaataattaagattgttataatatatatatatataatcgaaccagctcacgagctaatgagctgagcttatccaagctcaagctcggctcatttaatttatgagctcaattccaggctcaagcttggctcactagctcacgagcttagcttatcgagctgttaacgagtcgagctcgagctggctcatgagctggcttgactcacttccaggtTCCAGCCCTACTCTTTATATAGTATTTCACTTTTAAGTAACTATTTTTTATGGATAGTATTTAAatgataaacaaaaaaataaaaagattcccattagattataaaaattaatctcaTCCTTATAATACAATGGCATTATTTTAAaacatgtaaaataaaataataaagtacaTTCTAATTAATGTGCACAGTAAAATAAATGTGAAACTTACATAGTAGCAGTCAAATATAGATAGCAATGGTTGTCTTCTGTCCCAAGTTACTATATTAAATTACAACTTacatttataattattagttaaaaaacttACAATTATGTATCATTTtagtttaaaataatatattttgatattttttttaggaTTATTGACATCGAATTTTgataattggaaaaaaaattaaacgtTTTATGTCTTACTTCTTTTAATAAAACTTCAACTACTCATAAAAGTTAACAGAATAGATGGTTATATGAAAAAATGAGAAAGGAGAACAATATctatatctataacaatatataatgccaatACTGAATTTTTGGTGTCCAAATTTATGTTTCAATATTGCCCTTAATGATAGAAGTTCTTCGTACATGCATGGGTCAattactttaaataaaaaaaaacttccACCGTTAACAACAACACATATTCTTCTATCTCATTTTTATTATGTGTTTTCACTAATAACAGTAGAAATGCGTAACCTCTTCTTAAAATTGTCCTCTTAAAATTTGGTCGAAAATgtaattattagttaattttttttattctttatgcagttacttttttttattctataCGTAATTTCTACCCATATTTTTCTTATTGCTACATTTATTGTGTTATATGTCAAActaataatcaataaaaaataatattatctaatataaaatagattacaaataataaaaaagaaattaacaaaatatgcgtgaaaattttttattctacCATTGGTAGGTGTagacttttttttatcttttatatgtTAATAATGTGACAAacgaataatattaaattaataatttttttgtaatataatttaaaaaattaataaatgtcaAATCAAGTactctatataattaaatatcaaattcaaTACTCTACATAATTAATAGTTTAGATAGTTTAGGAAATTAACATATTAATGTTTTTAAACGAACTTTTTTGCGTCTTATATACATGCCAATCAAATAAATTTGCCAATATTCAAAACAAATATTACAGTAgtagacaaaattaataatttaatttagttt
The DNA window shown above is from Arachis ipaensis cultivar K30076 chromosome B08, Araip1.1, whole genome shotgun sequence and carries:
- the LOC107614151 gene encoding zinc finger protein CONSTANS-LIKE 1, whose protein sequence is MEEGNECLCALCGKSAQMLCESDQAKLCWDCDRTVHGANFLVAKHVRVLLCRHCHRPTPWKASGPSLTVTSSLCHPCSSSSSLPITTAIHDHESEDDESEDDEDEEEEEEEEDEYEAEEEEGENQVVPLSSASGGGGGNTNGYDDGDMSSNTASSFRFNNLKRFQHNNHHNIHHSSISDEDDDDVGCCSSERLGGDNDDEDYMRPFKHRRIFNHRDDIHCHNHRR